Proteins encoded within one genomic window of Glycine soja cultivar W05 chromosome 1, ASM419377v2, whole genome shotgun sequence:
- the LOC114422991 gene encoding tobamovirus multiplication protein 2A-like, with product MACRGCWECLLKLFNFILTLTGLAIVGYGIYLFVEFSKASDDDNTPAISPVSDDSALIQLGRPVLMAVSLSNNFFDNLPRAWFIYLFIGIGVVLFLFSCFGCIGAATRNGCCLSCYSILVALLILVELGCAAFIFFDKNWKEEIPTDKTGDFDAIYGFLIENWNIVKWVALGIVIFEALLFLLALIVRAANRPADYDSDEEFINPRQQVRQPLLNRPAASPATGLPVAGTMDQRPSRNDAWSTRMREKYGLDTSEFTYNPSESNRFQQVNSQPTEEKSRCTIM from the exons ATGGCTTGTAGGGGGTGCTGGGAGTGCCTTTTGAAGCTGTTTAACTTCATACTGACCCTCACTGGTCTGGCCATTGTGGGCTACGGAATCTATCTTTTTGTTGAATTCTCTAAAGCTTCGGATGATGACAACACGCCTGCAATTTCTCCCGTCAGTGATGATTCTGCTCTGATTCAACTTGGCCGGCCTGTGCTTATGGCCGTGTCTCTATCCAACAACTTTTTTGATAACTTGCCCCGTGCCTG gtttatttacttatttattggTATTGGAGtggttctctttcttttttcttgttttggttgtATTGGAGCTGCAACACGAAATGGATGCTGCCTGAGCTGT TATTCAATTTTGGTGGCATTATTGATCTTGGTAGAGCTGGGATGTGCAGCCTTTATATTCTTTGACAAAAACTGGAAAGAA GAAATTCCAACAGACAAAACTGGAGATTTTGATGCGATATATGGATTTCTGATTGAGAATTGGAATATCGTGAAATGGGTTGCTCTTGGAATTGTTATCTTTGAG GCCCTTCTTTTCCTGTTAGCCCTTATTGTTAGGGCTGCAAATAGGCCAGCAGATTATGATAGTGATGAGGAGTTCATTAATCCAAGGCAGCAAGTACGACAGCCATTGCTCAACAGACCAGCAGCAAGCCCAGCAACAGGGTTACCGGTTGCTGGAACAATGGACCAGCGTCCAAGCAGAAATGATGCATGGAGCACACGGATGAGGGAGAAG TATGGGCTTGATACTTCGGAATTTACTTACAACCCATCTGAGTCGAACAGGTTCCAGCAAGTAAACTCGCAGCCAACTGAAGAAAAGAGCCGCTGCACTATAATGTGA
- the LOC114423004 gene encoding two-component response regulator-like APRR2 — MVCTANDLQEWKDFPKGLRVLLLEGDSSSAAEIREQLEAVDYNVSTFYDENEALSALSSSPEGFHVAIVEVSTSCSLGGFKFLENSKDLPTIMTSKDQCLNTMMKCIALGAVEFLSKPLSEDKLKNIWQHVVHKAFNAGANVLSESLKPVKESVESMLQLQTENGQDKSRISIDLENVSRFSDIDHEQSAVCDKYPAPSTPQLKQGTRLLDDGDCHDQTNCSTEKESVEHDGECKSVETLCENLNAESSPQPREPDKTLIKEEEDFANGSRGESAVSLSPNNKKFLSNADGNTSPNRTGVLNDSCEIKANRKKMKVDWTPELHKKFVKAVEQLGIDQAIPSRILEIMKVEGLTRHNVASHLQKYRIHKRQSAPGEEDRKWHNQRDAMQRNYYMQRPIMAYPPYHSNHTLSPAPIYPMWGQPGSQTAGVQIWGHPGYHIWHPTESWHWKPYQGVHVDAWGCPLLPAPQAPCFPYNQNIPGLHNPKAVDYRFGMPQSSFEHHPAEEVVDKVVKEAISKPWLPLPLGLKPPSMDSVLAELSKQGISGIPLGNKRSSTPKLR; from the exons ATGGTTTGCACTGCCAATGATTTACAAGAATGGAAAGATTTCCCAAAGGGACTTAGAGTTCTTCTGCTTGAAGGAGATAGTAGTTCTGCTGCTGAGATAAGAGAACAACTTGAGGCCGTGGACTATAATG TTTCCACTTTCTACGATGAGAATGAAGCCTTGTCAGCACTCTCGAGTAGTCCTGAAGGCTTCCATGTTGCTATAGTGGAG GTGAGTACAAGCTGTAGCCTTGGAGGTTTCAAATTTcttgagaattcaaaggacttgCCTACCATTA TGACTTCAAAGGACCAGTGCCTGAACACCATGATGAAGTGCATTGCG CTTGGTGCAGTTGAGTTTCTCAGTAAACCACTCTCTGAGGACAAGCTCAAAAATATTTGGCAGCATGTTGTTCACAAG GCATTTAATGCTGGGGCAAATGTCCTGTCTGAATCACTAAAACCTGTCAAAGAATCTGTAGAATCCATGCTGCAGCTTCAAACAGAAAATGGACAAGATAAAAGTAGGATTTCAATTGATTTAGAAAATGTGTCGAGGTTTAGTGATATTGACCATGAGCAGTCTGCTGTATGTGATAAATATCCGGCTCCGTCAACCCCTCAATTAAAGCAGGGGACAAGGTTACTGGATGATGGAGATTGCCATGATCAGACTAATTGCTcaacagaaaaagaaagtgtGGAACATGATGGGGAATGTAAATCTGTCGAAACTTTGTGTGAGAATTTGAATGCTGAAAGTTCTCCTCAACCAAGGGAACCTGATAAGACTCTGATTAAGGAGGAAGAGGATTTTGCCAATGGTTCCAGGGGTGAGAGTGCTGTTTCACTGAgtccaaataataaaaagtttctCAGCAATGCCGATGGTAATACATCTCCAAATAGAACGGGCGTACTTAATGATTCATGTGAGATTAAAGCTAATCGGAAGAAGATGAAA GTAGACTGGACTCCTGAGCTACATAAAAAATTTGTGAAGGCTGTCGAACAACTAGGTATCGATCAAGCCATTCCTTCTAGAATATTGGAGATAATGAAAGTGGAAGGCTTGACAAGGCACAATGTGGCAAGCCATCTTCAG AAATATAGAATACACAAGAGACAAAGTGCACCCGGGGAAGAAGATCGGAAATGGCATAATCAAAGGGATGCAATGCAAAGGAACTATTATATGCAAAGACCAATCATGGCATACCCTCCATATCATTCAAATCACACCCTTTCTCCAGCTCCTATATATCCTATGTGGGGACAACCTGGTAGTCAAACAGCTGGTGTACAGATTTGGGGCCATCCTGGTTATCACATATGGCATCCTACAGAAAGTTGGCACTGGAAGCCTTATCAGGGG GTGCATGTGGATGCTTGGGGATGCCCATTGTTGCCAGCCCCTCAAGCTCCTTGTTTTCCTTACAATCAA AATATACCTGGATTGCACAATCCTAAAGCAGTGGACTATAGATTCGGCATGCCACAAAGTTCCTTTGAGCATCATCCG GCAGAGGAGGTGGTAGACAAGGTTGTGAAGGAAGCAATAAGCAAGCCATGGCTACCATTGCCCTTAGGACTCAAACCTCCTTCCATGGATAGTGTGTTGGCTGAGCTCTCCAAACAAGGCATTTCCGGCATCCCTCTTGGCAACAAGCGTTCTTCTACTCCTAAACTCCGCTGA